From Hylaeus volcanicus isolate JK05 chromosome 2, UHH_iyHylVolc1.0_haploid, whole genome shotgun sequence, the proteins below share one genomic window:
- the LOC128884958 gene encoding vesicle transport protein GOT1B: MFEITDTQKIGVGLAGFGISFLFLGVLLLFDKGLLAIGNILFISGLACVIGPKRTLNFFFQRHKIKASISFLGGIIVVLMGWPIVGIIIETYGFVLLFSGFLPVAINFLRRVPILGTLLNMPGLSRILDMIAGDSNRTTGEKRTVLD, translated from the exons atgttcgAAATCACAGATACACAGA AAATTGGTGTGGGACTTGCTGGATTTGgaatatcttttcttttccttggAGTTTTGCTACTTTTTGATAAGGGGTTACTCGCTATCGGAAAC ATACTATTTATATCTGGGTTAGCTTGCGTTATAGGACCAAAGAGAACCCTCAACTTCTTTTTCCAAAGGCACAAGATAAAAGCCagcatttcatttttaggAGGCATTATTGTTGTACTTATGGGTTGGCCTATTGTAGGCATAATTATAGAGACATATGGTTTTGTGTTATTATTCAg CGGTTTCCTGCCAGTAGCGATAAACTTTTTACGGAGGGTACCTATCCTAGGTACCCTTTTAAATATGCCAGGTCTGAGTCGAATTCTAGACATGATCGCAGGGGATTCGAACAGAACGACC ggagaaaaaagaacagtACTGGACTAA
- the LOC128884957 gene encoding ADP,ATP carrier protein 2, which translates to MSGLGDPVGFVKDFVAGGVAAAISKTAVAPIERVKLLLQVQHISKQIPEDQRYKGMVDCFVRIPKEQGFASYWRGNLANVIRYFPTQALNFAFKDKYKQVFLGGVDKNTQFMRYFLGNLASGGAAGATSLCFVYPLDFARTRLAADVGKAGGEREFSGLGNCLTKIFKADGIGGLYRGFGVSVQGIIIYRAAYFGFYDTARGMLPDPKKTPFLVSWGIAQAVTTVAGIVSYPFDTVRRRMMMQSGRAKSEILYKSTLHCWGTIYKSEGGGAFFKGAFSNVLRGTGGALVLVLYDEIKNLL; encoded by the exons atgtctGGTCTTGGAGATCCCGTTGGATTCGTCAAGGATTTCGTGGCTGGTGGTGTGGCCGCTGCCATCTCGAAAACGGCAGTAGCGCCGATCGAGCGGGTGAAGCTTTTGCTGCAGGTACAGCACATCTCCAAGCAAATCCCCGAGGATCAGCGTTACAAGG GCATGGTAGATTGCTTTGTGCGCATTCCAAAAGAACAGGGATTTGCTAGCTACTGGCGTGGTAACTTGGCCAATGTCATCAGATACTTCCCAACTCAAGCTTTGAACTTTGCTTTCAAAGACAAGTACAAGCAGGTTTTCCTTGGTGGTGTTGACAAAAACACTCAGTTTATGCGCTACTTCCTTGGCAATCTTGCCTCTGGTGGTGCTGCTGGTGCTACATCTCTGTGCTTTGTCTACCCGCTTGACTTTGCCAGAACCAG GTTGGCTGCTGATGTAGGCAAAGCTGGAGGTGAACGTGAATTCTCAGGTCTTGGTAACTGCTTGACCAAAATCTTCAAGGCTGATGGTATTGGTGGTCTATACCGTGGCTTCGGGGTATCCGTCCAGGGTATCATTATTTATCGTGCTGCCTACTTTGGTTTCTATGATACTGCCCGTGGTATGCTGCCAGACCCCAAAAAGACTCCCTTCCTTGTCTCATGGGGTATCGCACAG GCTGTTACAACTGTTGCTGGTATCGTGTCTTATCCATTTGACACAGTACGTAGGCGTATGATGATGCAGTCTGGTCGCgcaaaatctgaaattttgtacaagAGCACCCTCCACTGCTGGGGCACCATTTACAAGTCAGAAGGTGGCGGTGCTTTCTTCAAGGGAGCGTTCTCCAACGTTCTCCGTGGTACAGGTGGTGCACTTGTGTTGGTACTTTATGATGAAATTAAGAATCTCCTctaa